A single window of Myxococcus fulvus DNA harbors:
- a CDS encoding condensation domain-containing protein, which translates to MTTTFPMSFAQQRLCFLHRMDPTGAAHATVRCHRVTGALDARALREALDALVARHEPLRTVFPLGTQQHVSAEGHAQVRFLEVATEAEALRHAHEEALHPFDLEHGPLLRLTVIRLAPRTHVLVLAAHLLAADGTSLQVFTEELAIAYRAALLGEPTVLPELPVQYVDWAAWQREQLTAERRESLSRWWREQLSGVPLFLDLVPPRPALGKGRRLHRVLPAAVADRVRALASTERQTVFTVLASACGVVLGHRAGREQVLLGLAVANRDLSEVERVLGFFVDTVVLQVDLRGDPDFRALLTRVSAATAAAYAHKDLPFEQLVADLAPPRDPTRSPVVQVNFAHHPAGTAGALSLHGCEVTELLLDLPSAKFELTIRVEERADGAFTVWAEFDESLFDPVFIEGLLVAYEDVLRTATPEARASLPRAPPGAREQQLSRIFADVLKVASVAPDDDFFLRGGHSLLLVEVAARIRSEMGQDLGLRELYQHPTVAGIAARLDRTAAPR; encoded by the coding sequence ATGACGACCACGTTCCCGATGTCGTTCGCCCAGCAGCGGCTGTGCTTCCTGCACCGGATGGACCCCACCGGCGCGGCCCACGCCACCGTTCGCTGCCACCGTGTGACGGGGGCCTTGGATGCGCGCGCCCTGCGGGAGGCCCTGGACGCGCTGGTGGCCCGGCATGAGCCGCTGCGCACCGTCTTCCCGCTGGGGACTCAGCAGCACGTGTCCGCGGAAGGGCACGCGCAAGTGCGCTTCCTGGAGGTCGCGACCGAGGCCGAGGCCCTGCGACACGCGCACGAGGAGGCGCTCCATCCGTTCGACCTGGAGCACGGTCCCTTGTTGCGGCTCACCGTGATTCGGCTGGCCCCCCGGACGCACGTGCTCGTCTTGGCCGCGCACCTGCTGGCGGCGGACGGAACCTCGCTCCAGGTGTTCACCGAGGAGCTGGCCATCGCATACCGCGCGGCGCTCCTGGGCGAGCCCACCGTCCTGCCCGAGCTGCCCGTGCAGTACGTGGACTGGGCCGCATGGCAGCGCGAGCAGCTCACCGCCGAGCGACGCGAGTCGCTGTCGCGTTGGTGGAGGGAGCAGCTGTCGGGTGTCCCCCTGTTCCTGGACCTCGTCCCTCCGCGCCCCGCGCTGGGGAAGGGACGACGCCTGCACCGGGTGCTGCCCGCCGCTGTCGCCGACCGCGTGCGTGCCCTCGCGAGCACCGAGCGTCAGACGGTGTTCACGGTGCTGGCCTCGGCCTGCGGAGTGGTGCTCGGGCACCGCGCGGGACGCGAGCAGGTGCTGCTGGGATTGGCCGTGGCGAACCGGGACCTGTCCGAGGTCGAGCGGGTGCTCGGGTTCTTCGTCGACACGGTGGTGCTCCAGGTGGACCTGCGCGGCGACCCCGACTTCCGCGCGCTGCTCACCCGGGTGTCGGCGGCCACGGCGGCGGCCTACGCGCACAAGGACCTGCCCTTCGAGCAGCTCGTCGCGGACCTGGCTCCGCCCAGGGACCCGACGCGCTCTCCCGTCGTCCAGGTCAACTTCGCCCACCATCCGGCGGGCACGGCGGGCGCACTGTCCTTGCACGGCTGCGAGGTGACGGAGCTCCTGCTCGACCTCCCCTCCGCGAAGTTCGAGCTCACCATTCGAGTGGAGGAGCGCGCCGACGGCGCATTCACCGTGTGGGCCGAGTTCGATGAGAGCCTCTTCGACCCGGTGTTCATCGAAGGGCTGCTCGTGGCCTACGAGGACGTCTTGCGGACGGCGACTCCCGAGGCACGGGCCTCGCTTCCGCGCGCGCCGCCTGGGGCAAGAGAGCAACAGCTCAGCCGCATCTTCGCGGACGTGCTGAAGGTCGCCTCGGTCGCTCCGGACGACGACTTCTTCCTGCGCGGCGGCCACTCCTTGCTGCTCGTCGAAGTCGCGGCCCGCATCCGGAGCGAGATGGGCCAGGACCTCGGCCTGCGTGAGCTGTACCAGCATCCCACCGTGGCGGGCATCGCGGCCCGGCTCGACCGAACAGCAGCACCCCGATGA
- a CDS encoding AAA family ATPase, translating to MVVVPGEVQARDLSAAFQVIQHDTKQRLDPDLIVVASDWQNLESRLEQIPAARERCIAWQFENQTGPTDRDATGLSQVLGARLATHDIFDERDPVRGRHVIGRRDEIRALTRQVIEGKSVGLFGLRKVGKTTLIRKVTDDLDPHSIDTTPLENQINNNHSRALVFFTDTQDITEMSLERVLALLCRKLCRRLSLEGISVSAPQHPSMKNFERILDKALGTTNLPLCLVIDEYDYLYEPVPIRGLSILLRLLRAKAQETRRLALVIAGRDPGLFQAPKLEGMPNPVMGWFQETWIGPFDKDSANEALKKLGRRVGLDVGPETLNTAFEWTRGHPMLHRQFGSALWHLLRKGRRTIERPATDAHLEEAKRVFREKEAARVICQEISALLSERYQDAFDLLSYLAENSPDMASQFFDWHGGYEGESSLILRRFGLVSGTQQEPEIPQLLRWYLKSRRA from the coding sequence GTGGTTGTCGTTCCAGGCGAAGTGCAAGCTCGAGATCTTTCGGCAGCATTCCAGGTGATCCAACACGACACCAAGCAACGGCTCGACCCAGACTTAATAGTCGTCGCATCTGACTGGCAAAACCTTGAGAGTCGACTGGAGCAAATTCCCGCAGCACGCGAACGCTGCATTGCGTGGCAATTCGAAAATCAAACAGGACCAACCGATCGAGACGCAACGGGACTGTCCCAGGTCTTGGGCGCCAGATTAGCAACTCATGATATTTTCGATGAGCGAGACCCAGTTCGCGGCCGACACGTCATTGGCCGCCGCGACGAGATTCGTGCGCTTACCCGTCAGGTCATTGAAGGAAAGTCTGTTGGGCTTTTTGGGCTTCGTAAAGTCGGGAAGACAACTCTCATACGAAAAGTCACAGACGACCTAGACCCACACAGTATTGACACAACACCCCTCGAAAACCAGATCAACAACAACCATTCGCGAGCCCTTGTCTTCTTCACTGACACCCAGGACATAACCGAAATGTCACTGGAGCGCGTGCTTGCCCTCCTTTGTCGTAAGCTATGCAGGCGTCTAAGTCTCGAAGGGATTTCCGTCAGTGCGCCTCAACACCCAAGCATGAAGAACTTCGAAAGGATTCTCGACAAAGCCCTCGGCACTACCAATCTCCCTCTTTGTCTAGTAATTGACGAATACGACTATCTTTACGAACCAGTGCCTATCCGAGGACTATCCATCTTGTTGCGCCTTCTTCGAGCCAAGGCACAGGAGACACGACGCCTCGCGCTCGTAATTGCAGGGCGAGATCCCGGGCTGTTCCAAGCTCCTAAGCTCGAAGGAATGCCCAACCCAGTGATGGGGTGGTTCCAGGAAACATGGATCGGCCCTTTCGACAAGGATTCTGCCAACGAGGCGCTGAAGAAACTCGGTCGACGAGTGGGTCTCGATGTAGGTCCGGAGACATTAAATACTGCTTTTGAATGGACACGGGGCCATCCGATGCTGCACCGCCAATTCGGGTCAGCATTGTGGCATCTTCTAAGGAAAGGACGAAGGACCATTGAGCGGCCTGCTACCGATGCACATCTCGAAGAGGCCAAGCGAGTCTTTCGCGAGAAAGAGGCGGCACGCGTTATCTGCCAGGAAATTTCTGCACTTCTGTCTGAACGCTACCAAGATGCATTCGACTTACTCTCCTACCTGGCCGAAAATTCGCCCGATATGGCCTCCCAGTTCTTCGACTGGCATGGAGGGTACGAAGGAGAGTCTTCACTCATACTACGTCGCTTCGGCTTGGTGAGTGGCACGCAACAGGAACCAGAGATACCACAACTTCTGCGGTGGTATCTAAAGAGCAGGAGGGCCTGA
- a CDS encoding ATP-binding protein: protein MSNDSNPYRWDIHAISQDVEVIREQQLESVARLLRRGSGVVLLGGRGMGKSVFLRQLMRTLKSTPSLVVKILSPPVDRSLPGALANLAGVLNIDIKGHPPSAQEILERFFEREKHIQSIVLLFDELDQYAMGEGDIAGALGRIWFDHLEAARKNTGRLGLLAAGNLGMYLLRHSYSSSFLSRASVEKLLPFSEDELTQLATPVVRRNHLVDSNVLDAIRLVSGSNPALATYALEQLWSATAPTPTEVTNIYSGFQRKHPEFIRSSLKALTADELSGIPFRVLELIRKSDGAVPRKTLLQVANIQPSSKFDLEDTLTLLQSAGLIHFGGMVTDDPVYVRPVASLLNLANTSHFKQDVEKGLAEDLEELLQRMHAMGVDLLQASRQILPEAVYSAFLTLGLRLKGWEAEREAQNGAGRTDIKVKRPGEASLCIVEVKIWGRNDYKSIHDQVCAYWSSNVTAGFAIMLTEKELLNWENEYLVECLALPNASIKHGQATPPVRAHFIAESKTPDTAPARVHHFLLRIPRRS from the coding sequence ATGTCGAACGACTCGAATCCGTACCGCTGGGACATACACGCGATCTCTCAAGATGTAGAAGTTATTCGCGAGCAGCAATTAGAGTCAGTTGCTCGACTTCTCCGGCGTGGCAGTGGAGTGGTTCTGCTAGGCGGACGAGGAATGGGCAAGAGCGTCTTCCTCCGACAGCTCATGCGAACCCTCAAGTCCACTCCCAGTCTTGTCGTCAAGATATTGTCCCCCCCAGTGGACCGCTCGCTTCCGGGAGCACTTGCCAATCTGGCAGGGGTTCTAAACATCGACATCAAGGGACACCCTCCTTCTGCACAAGAAATTCTTGAACGGTTCTTCGAACGCGAGAAGCACATTCAGAGTATCGTCCTGCTTTTTGACGAGCTGGACCAATATGCAATGGGCGAGGGTGACATAGCCGGCGCGCTAGGCCGCATCTGGTTCGACCACTTGGAAGCGGCACGCAAGAATACGGGAAGGCTCGGCCTTCTAGCGGCAGGCAATCTTGGCATGTACCTGCTCCGCCACTCGTACAGTTCAAGCTTTCTTTCGCGGGCAAGCGTCGAGAAGCTTCTTCCATTCTCTGAAGACGAACTGACTCAACTCGCTACGCCCGTCGTCCGCCGAAACCACCTAGTCGACAGCAATGTGCTCGACGCCATTAGGCTAGTCTCCGGAAGTAACCCCGCGCTTGCGACTTATGCATTAGAGCAACTCTGGAGCGCAACTGCCCCCACTCCGACCGAGGTAACAAACATCTACTCTGGTTTCCAACGCAAGCACCCTGAGTTCATTCGTTCGTCACTCAAGGCATTGACGGCCGACGAACTATCAGGAATTCCCTTTCGCGTATTGGAGCTGATTCGAAAATCCGACGGCGCAGTCCCTCGCAAAACCCTCCTTCAGGTCGCCAATATTCAACCTAGCTCTAAATTCGATCTCGAAGACACATTGACACTTTTGCAGTCTGCAGGCCTCATCCATTTTGGAGGAATGGTCACTGACGACCCAGTCTACGTTCGACCGGTCGCAAGCCTACTCAACTTGGCGAACACCTCGCATTTCAAACAGGATGTCGAAAAAGGCTTGGCGGAAGATTTGGAAGAACTTCTTCAGCGTATGCATGCCATGGGGGTAGATCTCCTTCAGGCATCCCGCCAGATACTGCCTGAGGCCGTATACTCAGCCTTTCTAACGCTGGGACTTAGACTCAAAGGCTGGGAAGCTGAGCGCGAAGCCCAGAACGGAGCGGGGCGCACAGACATCAAGGTCAAGCGCCCAGGCGAAGCCTCTCTATGCATTGTCGAAGTGAAAATCTGGGGCCGCAACGACTACAAGTCAATTCACGATCAAGTGTGCGCCTATTGGTCATCTAATGTCACAGCAGGGTTCGCCATCATGCTGACGGAGAAAGAATTGCTAAACTGGGAGAACGAATATCTGGTTGAATGCTTAGCTCTTCCCAACGCTTCCATTAAACACGGCCAAGCCACACCCCCAGTGCGCGCTCACTTCATCGCCGAGTCAAAAACGCCCGATACCGCCCCGGCCCGCGTACACCACTTTCTCTTGCGCATCCCTCGGAGATCCTGA